A genomic window from Chaetodon auriga isolate fChaAug3 chromosome 13, fChaAug3.hap1, whole genome shotgun sequence includes:
- the LOC143330757 gene encoding uncharacterized protein LOC143330757, with amino-acid sequence MRLLVRLAVPLSILVLHIAVAAPPAGSMAPGRLERWVRSGLQSLQWDQLDRCLRMSSLSEAECRRLAHLPLSAVAVYVSEPCTAAGNSDKVLAILPDSSGGMVSSKPRGGFSVRQVLNGGEGPHRHQQPFPGSTAHDAVLVLDPSPGENFGHPVVLFYVDMNVTKKRCSHLDGIYLGEECLTLALKGRCQNQLKRRQAGPERLMGNGHGRLAGGALRSSTITTSSGGRLVERSAGGLCEVHFLPLVVGVGDSNRTQRLRCVDHAEFARCPQPLPMGSPSLPVSSCELNKNTRRCHQQPLATHLSCRLYQTCDHAVLISGGWQQQMMFQHHVQNLQKFYRMLQNNGFHKDHIKTFFASSGQLPEDVEGVYSATEKSVIRNHVSYVCRKQHCADTLVLYLNSPTRNDGTMLLWDANLNGIADLKERYSVNELLADLAGCKATRVLLFVDQSYTGVLSKRLRGSQKHLNVVLIQSQTRQTHSHQRLNPGWEDSSWSHINSATCLLDHLGKGTGMSRLLEPWASLLNVTLAGAPCNATPPLTDGEMRREYQGCQNLPTALWHQKHRRTN; translated from the exons ATGAGGCTCCTGGTGCGTCTTGCagttcctctctccatccttgtcCTCCACATTGCTGTGGCAGCGCCCCCGGCAGGCAGCATGGCCCCGGGCCGGCTGGAGCGCTGGGTCCGCTCAGGCCTGCAGTCGCTGCAGTGGGACCAGCTGGATCGGTGCCTGCGCATGTCCTCGCTCTCTGAGGCTGAGTGCAGGCGGCTTGCCCACCTGCCCCTGTCCGCTGTGGCTGTTTACGTGTCGGAGCCATGCACAGCTGCAG GTAACTCAGACAAAGTTCTGGCCATCCTGCCGGACTCTTCAGGTGGGATGGTGAGCTCCAAACCACGGGGAGGTTTCAGCGTCAGGCAGGTGCTGAATGGAGGGGAAGGTCCACACCGACACCAGCAGCCTTTCCCAGGCTCCACGGCCCACGATGCTGTGCTGGTGCTGGATCCAAGCCCTGGGGAGAACTTTGGGCATCCAGTGGTCCTCTTCTATGTGGATATGAATGTGACGAAGAAGAGATGCTCCCATCTGGATGGCATTTACCTGG GTGAGGAGTGTTTGACTCTAGCTTTGAAGGGTCGCTGTCAGAACCAGCTGAAGCGTCGGCAAGCCGGGCCAGAGCGGCTTATGGGTAATGGACATGGTCGGCTGGCAGGTGGGGCACTGCGCAGCAGTACCATTACCACAAGCAGTGGTGGTCGTCTGGTGGAGCGGTCTGCTGGAGGGCTCTGTGAAGTCCACTTCCTTCCACTGGTGGTTGGAGTCGGAGACAGCAACCGAACGCAGAGACTAAGATGTGTTG ACCATGCAGAGTTTGCAAGGTGCCCTCAGCCTTTGCCAATGGGTTCGCCCAGTTTGCCTGTCTCAAGCTGTGagttaaataaaaacaccaGACGCTGCCACCAGCAGCCGTTGGCCACTCACCTCTCCTGCCGACTCTACCAGACCTGTGACCACGCTGTGCTCATCTCAG gaggctggcagcagcagatgatgttCCAGCACCACGTCCAGAATCTTCAGAAGTTCTACAGAATGCTGCAGAACAATGGCTTCCATAAAGATCACATCAAAACGTTCTTCGCCAGCAGTGGACAGCTTCCTG AGGATGTAGAGGGGGTGTACTCTGCAACGGAGAAATCAGTGATTCGTAACCACGTGTCGTACGTCTGCAGGAAGCAGCACTGCGCCGACACGCTGGTTCTCTACCTGAACTCACCAACACGCAACGATGGCACTATGTTGCTGTGGGATGCCAATCTCAATGGCATT GCTGATCTGAAGGAGCGATACTCAGTCAATGAACTGCTGGCTGACCTGGCCGGCTGCAAGGCGACtcgtgttttgctgtttgtggatCAGAGCTACACTGGCGTTCTGTCCAAGAGGCTGCGAGGGTCCCAGAAACACCTCAATGTGGTTCTGATCCAGAGCCAGACACGGCAGACCCACAGCCACCAGAGGTTGAACCCAGGCTGGGAGGACAGCAGCTGGTCCCACATCAACTCTGCGACCTGCTTGCTGGATCACCTGGGAAAG GGTACTGGGATGTCTCGTCTCCTGGAGCCATGGGCCAGCCTTTTAAACGTGACACTGGCAGGCGCCCCATGCAATGCCACGCCGCCTCTGACGGATGGTGAGATGCGGCGAGAGTACCAGGGCTGCCAGAACCTGCCGACAGCACTCTGGCACCAGAAACACAGGAGGACcaactga
- the ttll4 gene encoding tubulin monoglutamylase TTLL4: protein MPTNQSSPWGGGKLRTSSNANSSNTTSSNAKTVVATKVPFSPTSPDLSRRKDQAKPLSSSVASSASPLRQTTVAPSVVSVWEIEDENKTNKQSQNTAVPDGSPNLPQQRNVIQRPNQVLTTGLTQADCILTETAAPSSIPKKECQTGFKVQLTGTMQKCMSLKSSQPGNGLAMDRFQAATGDGTFGSEPICHQDLFINGQPSGQQMNRLMLEAADCSSLPSVPPLCLTLCQHQGASLGKDASRLHSTKADIRSTRETTTTTQTTTKRSHSAKLTKCNQTQHNCTTINALNNQLLVRGSPPAVVVATTNRKPQTTASIDPNKQASEGQCPLGSTLSTCRKSSLPAESPLPNGPVPSVLSASVSASEEEQSTSLDAITDMATCAAGASVGSVTTRISTIHLTRQEEPSPMSSSSSFSSSPSPTEECLAGETQLSVQECVMQVDGVEEELPDELENACSDDDDSDCSSSSTASIALLSGIEEPMSLGAEDDREERPALVPSLFPLIPPTLYFSTANEKVELLPAEQRRLLKWKMSTVTPNVVKHTIARSHFKVTKKSHDWLGCWGHHMKSPGFKALGEHQKLNHFPGTFQIGRKDRLWRNLSKMQVRFGKQEFSFFPRTFILPQDIKLLRKAWEDSGSRQKWIIKPPASARGIGIQVIHKWSQMPRKRPLLVQKYLHKPYLISGNKFDLRIYVYVTAYDPLRIYIFSDGLVRFASCKYSSSMKTLSNKFMHLTNYSVNKKNSEYQTNSDDKACQGHKWALKALWQYLGSRGVNTTLIWEKIKDIVIKTVIASEPYVNSLLKMNVRTPHSCHELFGFDIMLDENLKPWILEVNISPSLHSNTPLDVSIKGQMIRDLLNLAGFRIPQKDVVAPCSSTSSSTSSLCGGNRERTKPDLSADEKVKRAFYLTQRYADQDFLSTVLDVLTPEDVRVLVESEDELNRLGQFERVFPSPSSSRYLRFFECPRYPNVLLDQWEQKHWNNRTKGISLLTTLCQKGVHLGTNDPAHTWSKCSYISKFEPHRQDLISPSRSRVVVSHQHRSHPDNDDGSDREVASVSSLPVSPSPGSSVTSSACASPQPSLSQSLLPQQFASL from the exons ATGCCCACCAACCAGTCCTCCCCCTGGGGTGGTGGGAAGCTTCGGACTTCCTCCAATGCAAATAGTTCCAACACTACATCCTCCAATGCCAAGACAGTTGTGGCCACTAAAGTGCCTTTTAGTCCGACTTCTCCAGATCTATCCAGGAGAAAGGATCAGGCCAAacctctctcctccagtgttGCCTCATCTGCTTCCCCCTTGAGGCAGACGACAGTGGCCCCATCTGTAGTTTCAGTCTGGGAGATTGAGGACgaaaataaaaccaacaaacagaGCCAAAACACCGCTGTGCCAGATGGGTCTCCAAACCTGCCACAACAACGCAATGTAATTCAAAGGCCAAACCAGGTACTGACAACAGGACTGACACAGGCTGACTGCATCCTCACGGAGACCGCTGCCCCTTCCTCCATCCCCAAGAAGGAATGCCAAACTGGGTTTAAAGTCCAACTGACTGGCACCATGCAGAAATGTATGTCACTGAAAAGCTCTCAACCTGGGAATGGTTTAGCAATGGACAGATTTCAGGCTGCCACAGGTGATGGGACATTTGGATCGGAGCCAATTTGTCATCAGGACCTATTCATCAACGGCCAGCCCTCTGGGCAGCAAATGAACAGGTTGATG CTTGAAGCTGCAGATTGTTCCTCCTTGCCATCAGTGCCTCCTCTATGCCTTACTCTTTGTCAACATCAGGGGGCATCATTGGGAAAGGATGCCTCACGCCTTCACAGCACAAAAGCAGATATAAGAAGCAcaagagaaacaacaacaacaacacaaacaactacaaagaggAGCCATTCAGCTAAACTAACAAAATGCAATCAGACACAACATAACTGCACAACAATTAATGCTTTAAACAATCAGTTACTAGTGCGAGGTAGTCCTCCAGCCGTGGTGGTAGCTACTACAAACAGGAAACCCCAAACAACAGCATCGATAGACCCAAACAAACAGGCTTCAGAAGGTCAGTGTCCACTGGGAAGCACCTTGTCCACATGCAGAAAAAGCAGTCTTCCAGCAGAGAGTCCACTTCCAAATGGCCCCGTGCCAAGCGTGCTCAGTGCCAGTGTCAGTGCCAGTGAAGAGGAGCAGTCCACATCGCTGGATGCCATCACAG ACATGGCCACCTGTGCTGCAGGAGCCTCGGTGGGCTCTGTGACCACTCGGATCTCCACAATCCACCTAACCAGGCAGGAAGAACCTTCCCCCatgtcatcttcatcttcattctCTTCCTCGCCCTCACCAACAGAGGAGTGTCTGGCTGGAGAgactcagctgtctgt CCAGGAATGTGTTATGCAGGTGgatggagtggaggaggagctgcctGATGAGCTGGAAAATGCCTGTAGTGACGACG AtgattcagactgttcatcCTCATCCACAGCATCTATCGCTCTCCTTTCTGG TATTGAGGAGCCGATGTCATTGGGGGCAGAGGATGATCGAGAGGAAAGACCAGCTTTGGTCCCCAGTTTGTTCCCTCTCATCCCTCCAACCCTCTACTTCAGCACGGCCAATGAGAAAG TGGAACTGCtgcctgcagaacaaagacgACTGTTAAAATGGAAGATGAGCACCGTCACGCCAAATGTTGTGAAGCACACCATCGCCAGGTCACACTTCAAGGTCACCAAGA AAAGCCATGACTGGCTGGGCTGCTGGGGACACCACATGAAGTCTCCTGGCTTCAAGGCCCTCGGAGAGCACCAGAAA TTGAACCACTTCCCGGGAACATTTCAGATTGGCAGAAAGGACCGGCTGTGGAGGAATCTGTCTAAGATGCAGGTTCGCTTTGGCAAACAGGAGTTCAGCTTTTTCCCCCGGACCTTCATCCTTCCTCAGGACATCAAGCTGCTCCGCAAGGCCTGGGAGGACAGTGGCTCCAGGCAAAAATGGATCATCAAACCT CCTGCATCAGCCAGAGGAATAGGAATCCAGGTCATCCACAAATGGAGCCAGATGCCCCGCAAGAGACCACTACTGGTCCAGAA GTACCTTCACAAGCCCTACCTCATCAGTGGGAACAAGTTCGACCTGCGGATCTACGTCTATGTGACAGCCTACGACCCGCTCAGAATCTACATCTTCTCTGATGGACTGGTTCGATTCGCCAGCTGCAA GTATTCATCTTCCATGAAGACTCTGAGTAACAAGTTCATGCACCTGACCAACTACAGTGTCAACAAGAAAAATTCTGAATACCAGACGAACAGCGATGATAAGGCCTGCCAGGGACACAAATG ggctTTGAAGGCATTGTGGCAGTATCTTGGCTCTCGGGGAGTCAACACCACTCTGATCTGGGAGAAGATTAAAGACATTGTGATCAAAACCGTCATTGC TTCAGAGCCGTATGTCAACAGTCTGCTGAAGATGAACGTTCGCACACCTCACAGCTGCCACGAGCTGTTCGGCTTTGACATCATGCTGGATGAGAACCTCAAACCGTGGATCCTGGAGGTCAACATATCAccaag CCTCCATTCCAACACACCGCTGGATGTTTCCATTAAAGGTCAGATGATCAGAGACCTCTTGAACCTGGCTGGCTTCCGTATTCCACAAAAAGATGTGGTTGCTCCGTGCAGCAgcacctccagctccaccagcag tCTGTGTGGTGGGAACAGGGAGAGGACGAAGCCAGATCTGTCTGCTGATGAGAAGGTGAAACGAGCCTTTTACCTCACCCAGCGCTACGCTGACCAG GACTTCCTCTCTACAGTGCTGGATGTCTTGACACCGGAAGACGTTCGTGTGCTAGTGGAGAGCGAAGATGAGCTGAATCGTCTGGGACAGTTTGAGCGAGTTTTCCCATCACCGTCATCGTCTCGCTACCTACGCTTCTTCGAATGTCCCAGATACCCCAATGTCCTGCTGGACCAGTGGGAGCAGAAGCACTGGAACAACAGGACAAAAG GTATCAGTCTGCTGACAACTCTCTGTCAGAAAGGAGTCCATCTGGGAACGAATGACCCCGCTCACACG tggtCCAAGTGTAGCTACATCTCAAAGTTTGAACCCCACAGACAAGACCTCATCAGCCCATCCAGatccag GGTGGTGGTCAGCCATCAGCACCGCTCCCACCCCGACAATGACGACGGTTCAGACAGGGAGGTTGCTTCGGTCTCCAGCCTGCCTGTTTCACCAAGTCCTGGATCTAGTGTCACCAGCAGTGCCTGTGcaagccctcagcccagcctctcCCAGAGCCTGCTTCCACAACAGTTTGCCTCACTCTGA